From a region of the Leptolyngbya sp. FACHB-261 genome:
- the rpsS gene encoding 30S ribosomal protein S19, whose protein sequence is MPRSLKKGPFVADHLLSKIEALNVKGEKQVIKTWSRASTILPQMIGHTIAVHNGKQHVPVYVSEQMVGHKLGEFAPTRTFRGHAKSGDKKARR, encoded by the coding sequence ATGCCCCGTTCACTGAAAAAAGGTCCCTTCGTTGCTGACCATCTACTGAGTAAAATCGAGGCCCTCAATGTGAAGGGTGAGAAGCAGGTCATCAAAACCTGGTCACGAGCTTCTACGATTCTGCCCCAGATGATCGGTCATACGATTGCTGTTCACAACGGTAAGCAGCACGTTCCAGTCTATGTGAGTGAGCAGATGGTGGGCCACAAGCTAGGTGAGTTTGCCCCCACTCGCACATTCCGAGGTCACGCCAAGAGCGGTGACAAGAAGGCCCGTCGTTAA
- the rplV gene encoding 50S ribosomal protein L22 produces MAAEAVTEVKAIARYIRMSPHKVRRVLDQIRGRSYREALIILEFMPYRACEPILKVLRSAVANAEHNNGMDPATLVVSTAFSDGGPSLKRFRPRAQGRAYQIRKPTCTITVAVRSMTEVEAAKAS; encoded by the coding sequence ATGGCCGCTGAAGCTGTAACCGAAGTAAAGGCAATTGCCCGCTACATCCGCATGTCTCCCCATAAGGTGCGTCGGGTTCTCGATCAGATTCGGGGCCGTAGCTACCGGGAAGCTCTCATCATTCTAGAGTTCATGCCCTATCGGGCTTGTGAGCCAATTCTCAAGGTCCTGCGCAGTGCAGTCGCTAACGCAGAGCATAACAATGGCATGGACCCTGCAACTCTGGTCGTTTCGACTGCCTTCTCCGATGGAGGACCGTCGTTGAAGCGTTTTCGCCCTCGGGCTCAGGGTCGCGCTTACCAAATCCGCAAACCTACCTGCACCATCACCGTTGCTGTTCGGTCTATGACCGAGGTCGAAGCGGCTAAGGCCAGCTAA